GGGTCGCCAGGACCGTGCCGACGCGGTGGACCGCGAGATGGCCGCACGCCTGCTGCCCGGTCCCGTTGTGCGGAGGCTGGGCCGCTGGTGGGAGGTGAACACGTCGGCTTGTGCGGACGGGACACCCGGCGCGCACACGGTCCGCTACACGCCCAGCCGGTGGGCGCAGATCACTCCGTGGCCATCAGCGCTGGCCTTCACCGGTACCGGCGGTGATGCCATGGTGAGTCGGGCGGAGGTGGCCTCGGCCGTCGCCGACGCGCTGCGGCGTGATGCCTTCAGGGAGGCGCTGGTCGCGACGTATGTGTGGGGCAAGGGCAAGCGCGGCACTCCGGGCGGCAGCGGACCGGCGACCCTGCACAAGATCCTGGCCTTCGACCGGCTGGACGCGGTGCTGGCCGCCGCGGTCACCGCACTGCGCGCGCACGGCGCACCACAGGCGTACGCCGCACTCCACCGGCGGGTTCCCGGTCTCGGGCCGTCCTTCTTCACCAAGTTTCTCTACTTCACCGGCGTCGCACTGCCGCCTGCCCGCGGCCTGCGGCCCCTCATCCTCGACCGCGTACTCTCCAGACGTCTGCGGTGGATGGCCGCTGCCGTCGGCCGCGAGAGCGGCCACGACGTGGACGGCTCGGTCGCCGCCTGGGTGTGGTCGGACGGGAACTGGTCGGCCCACCGCTACGGGGTCTACCTCACCTTCATGCACGCCGCAGCCAGCCAGTTGGCCGTATATGACAGCTGGCCGGCCAGTGGGACTCCGACCTGCTCGAATGCGCGCTGTTCGACACCGCCTGGATGGCATCCGACTAACGGCGGCCACCAACGGCACCTGCCGGTCCGGCCCCGCGTGAGTCGGTCTTTGGAGCGTCTGGCCTGTCCGCCCGTTTCATGGCGACCTGCTTCACCTGCTCTCCGCGCATGCGGGGATGATCCCGCGTACTGGACGAGGCTGGAGCGATCGAAGCCTTGCTCCCCGCGCGCGAGATGGTCCCTGCGTCCACCTGCGGAACGCGCGGTGCCTCTGCGGCCCGGTCGGGGCGGCGGGCGGGCGGGGTGCCGCTGGTAAAATGGGGGCACGCTTCGATGTCGCCGGGGTCCGTACCGAAAGGGGTACGGACCCCGGCGCGTTTCGGGCGTCGTATCGAGGAAGGTTCCCCATGAACGCGAAGCCGCCCGTTGCCGGACTCTCCCGTGCCGGCGAGCACCGGTCGGCGGCGGTGCCGCAGGCGGTCTCCGGCGGTCTGCCGCCGGCCGCGTCCTTCGACGCGCTCGGGCTGCCCGCGGAGCTGGTGGGGACGATGAGCGGCCTGGGGGTGACGGAGCCCTTCCCGATCCAGGCGGCGACTCTGCCCAACGCGCTGGCCGGCCGCGACGTCCTGGGCCGGGCCCGGACCGGTTCGGGCAAGACGCTGGCTTTCGGGCTCGCGCTGCTCGTGCGGACGGCGGGTCTGCGGGCGGAGTCGAAGCGGCCGCTGGCCCTGGTTCTGGTGCCGACCCGGGAGCTCGCGCAGCAGGTGAGCGATGCGCTGGCGCCGTACGCGCGGACGTTGAACGTGCGGCTGGCGACGGTGGTGGGCGGTCTGTCGATCAACCGGCAGTCGGCGCTGCTGCGCACCGGTGTCGAGGTGGTCGTCGCGACGCCGGGACGGCTGGCCGACCTGGTGTCGCGGCGGGACTGTCATCTGGGCCAGGTGCGGATCACGGTGCTGGACGAGGCGGACCAGATGTGTGACCTGGGGTTCCTGCCGCAGGTCTCGGAGATCCTGGACCAGGTCCGCGGTGATGGTCAGCGGCTGCTGTTCTCCGCCACGCTCGATCGCAACGTCGACCAGCTGGTACGGGGTTACCTGCACGACCCGGTCGTCGTCTCGGTCGACCAGGTGGCCGGCTCGGTCGCCACGATGGAACATCACGTGCTGAACGTGCACGGCGCCGACAAGTACGCGACGGCGACCGAGATCGCGGCGCGGGACGGCCGGGTGCTGATGTTCCTGGACACGAAGGCGGCCGTGGACCAGTTCACCCGCCATCTGCGGGCAAGCGGCGTACGGGCCGCCGCCCTGCACAGCGGGAAGTCGCAGCCGCAGCGGACGCACACGCTCGCCCAGTTCAAGGCCGGTGAGGTCACCGTGCTGGTGGCCACCAACGTCGCGGCGCGGGGCATTCACATCGACGCGCTCGACCTGGTCGTCAACGTCGATCCGCCGGCCGACGCCAAGGATTACCTGCACCGGGGCGGGCGTACGGCGCGCGCCGGGGAGTCCGGGAAGGTGGTCACCCTCGTCACCCATGGCGAGCGGCGCGAGGTGAACCGGGTGATGTCCGAGGCCGGTATCCGGCCGACGGTCACGCAGGTGCGCTCCGGGGAGGAAGCGCTGACCGCCATCACCGGGGCGAAGCGGCCGCCGGCCGGGGTGAAGGGCGGCGGCCATGTCCCCTTCGCCGGCCTCGGTACGCGTCCGGGCCGTCCGGCCAAGGAGTCCCGGAAGGCCGCCGAGGCGCGCAAGGTCGCGGAGGCCCGCGCGGCGGCCCGGACGCGCAAGGGGCGCTGACACCGGGGCCCTGCCGGGCTCTACCCGGCGCTGCGGGGGCGGCTGTGGCACGTACGCGGCCGGCGGACCGGCAAAAACGGTCCTTGTCGGACGCGCGTCACGGACACGGTCGCGGGCGCCAGGTCCGGCGCCGGGCCAGGGAGGCCGGCCACGGATGCGGTGTCGGATGCGGTGGGCGACCCAGATCGCGGGCGGCGGGCGCGCCGACGCGGACCACGGACGCGGCGGGCCGGCGCAGGCCGCGGACGCGGGTCGCGGAGCCGGACCGCGAACGCCGGGTGCGGACGCGGTGGGCGAACGTGGGCCGTGAGCACGGATCACGGACGCGAACCACGGGCCGCGGGCGCCGGACGCCGGTATGGCGGACGGACGGCACGACGAGCGGCACGGCGGACGGACGGTATGCCGCGGGCGTAGATCGCAGGGGGCGGATGCGCGCGTAAGCCGCGGGTGTGGGTCGCGGGCGCGGCGGTTCTATCCCTCGGCCGTGGTCAGCCAGGTGCCGATGGTCTTCAGTGCGCCGGGGCCGGAGTCGGAGCTGACGTTGCGGGCCAGGTCGGCGACGGAGACGGATCGCAGGGCGTTGCGCCAGGCGGTCTCGGCGTCGGCCATGGCGCGGCTGATGGCGCAGGGGGCGGGGCAGGACTCGGGCGGGGCGGCCAGCGGGCCGCGCTGGCGGATCTCGGTGCAGACGAAGGCCGGGCCGGGCCCGTCGACGGCCTCGACGACGTCGAGGACCGTGATCTGTGCGGGGGAACGGGTGAGGACGTAGCCGCCCGCCTTGCCCTGGACCGACCGGACGAGGTCGGCGCGGGAGAGGGCCTGGAGCTGTTTGGCGAGGTAGCTGGGCGAGACGTCGTGCAGTTGTGCCAGCCGTGCGGCCGGTACCGGTTCCTCCACCGAGGTCAGCACGACGCAGCAGTGCAGTGCCCATTCGACCCCGCCCGACATCTTCACGGCTTCACTCTAATCCACCCTCCCCTTGACTCGGATATCAAGTGTCCGAGTAGTATCCCGGACATCGAATGTCCGAGTAAGAGACGTGGAGTGCGTACGCGTCTCTTTGGCTATATAGCGGACATAAGCCATCAAAGAAGGGCAGGACGGGTCATGAAGATCGCGGTCATCGGCGGAACCGGACTCATCGGATCGCAGGTCGTACGGGACCTGAACGAGGCCGGGCACGAGGCGGTCCCGCACTCGCTGTCCACCGGCGTCGACGTCCTCACCGGCAAGGGCCTGGACGCGGCGCTGGAAGGCGCCGAGGTGGTCGTCAACCTGACCAACTCCCCGACCTTCGACGACGCCTCCCCCGCGTTCTTCCAGACGTCGATGGACAACCTCCTGGCGGCGGCCCAGCGGGCGGGCACCGGGCACTTCGTCATCCTGTCCATCGTCGGCGTCGACCAGGTCCCCGAGCTCGACTACTACCGCGCCAAGACCCTCCAGGAGGACCTCCTCAAGGCCGGCCCCCTCCCCTACTCCATCGTCCGCGCCACCCAGTTCATGGAGTTCATGGACGCCACCCTGTCCTGGACCGCCGACGACGACACCGTCCGCCTGCCCCGCACCCCCCTCCAGCCCGTCGCCGCGGCCGACGTCGCGGCCACCGTCGCCGACGTGGCGGCCGGATCCCCCCTCGACGGCACCCTCGACCTCGGCGGACCCGACACCTACCCGCTGGACGAGATCGGCCGCATCACCCTCGCCGCCAGGGGCGACAAGCGCTCGGTCACCGTCGACGACACCGCCGGCATGTTCGCCGTCCCGAAGGGCGACGTCCTCACCACCAAGGAGGGCGCCCGCATCGCCCCCACCCGCTACACCGACTGGCTGAAGTAGACCCCGCAGGCCCCCGCCAGGGGCTGCTCGGGTGGACCTTCCCCAAGGCCCCCGTCCGCGGGAAAACGGCGCGCGCCGGCCGGCCCGCGGGCGGTACGGTCCCCAAATGCTCGATGACGACGGCTACTTCGGAGAATCCATCGCGGCCGGCTACGACGACTCGGCCGCGGACATGTTCCAGCCGCGCGCGGTCGATCCGGCGGTCGACCTGCTGGCCGAGCTCGCCGGCGGCGGCCGGGCGCTCGAGTTCGGCGTCGGCACCGGCCGGATCGCGCTGCCGCTGGCCCGCCGCGGAGTCCCGGTGCACGGGATCGACATGTCCCGGGCCATGGTCGCCCGGCTGCACGCGAAGCCGGGAGGCGACGCCGTCGGGGTGACGATCGGCGACTTCGCGACGACGGAGGTGCCGGGCACGTTCGCGGTCGCGTACCTCGTCTTCAACACGATCAACAACCTGACGACGCAGGACGCCCAGGTGGACTGCTTCCGCAACGCGGCCGCCCATCTCGACCCCGGCGGCCGCTTCGTGGTCGAGGTGGGGGTGCCTGACCTGCGCCGGCTGCCGCCGGGACAGAACGCCGTGCCGTTCCACATCAGTTCGACCCGCTGGGCGTTCGACACCTTCGACGTCGCCACCCAGGCGATGAGTTCGCACTACGTCACGATCACCGACGGCCGCGCGGAGCACTGGTCCCTCCCGTTCCGGTACGTGTGGCCGGCCGAGCTGGACCTGATGGCCCGCCTCGCCGGACTGCGGCTGCGCGACCGGTGGGAGGACTGGACACGGGCCCCGTTCACCGGCGAGAGCACCCGGCACGTCTCGGTCTGGGAGAAACCCGCCGGCTGACCCCGGCCGCACGGGGCCGGCCGCACGGGGCCGGCCGTACGGGGCCGGCCGTACGGGGCCGGTCTCAGGTCGCCTGCGGCAGCCACGTGGCGCCGGCCTGGGCGGCACGGATGAAGGCGCGTACGTGGGCCGGCAGGACGGCGCCGTTGAGCCAGGCCAGGGCGATCGGCGCGCTGGGCAGGTCGCTCACCGGGACGGCCCTGATCCGCGGTGACAGGCCCGCCTCGACCGAGCGGAAGGAGAAGTGCAGGGCCCGCGTGGTGGTCAGGGTGCGGGTCAGCGCGTCCTGGGTGGTGAGGGTGTGGACGCGGCGGATCGGTGTCCCGGCGGGGGTGTGCGGGGGCACGATCAGGTCCCAAACGGACTCCGGGAAGCCCTGCGGCCGGTCGAAGGCGTCGTAGGAGGCGGCTTCCTCTACCGACACCGTGTCCCGGCAGGCGAGCGGGTGGTCCGTGCCGACGAGCACGGCGCGGGCGTCGAAGCCGACCGGCGGGCCCACCGCGATGTCATTCTCGTGCGGGCTGTACTTCACCAGCATCACGTCGACCCGGCGGGTGCGCAGCTGTGTGAACGACTCGCGGACGCTGGACGGGACCAGGACGAAGTCCTCGATGCGTGCGCCGGTGCGGGCGATGACGCCCTTGGCGAGGTCCGGTGTCACGTGTATGCCGAAGCGGATCGCGGGGGCGTCGGTGGTACCGAGGCCGCGGGTGGTCGGCTCGGGGTCGGTCAGGTGGACCATGTCAGAGCTCCTCGGTGAGGCGGCGTTGATGGGGAGGGCTGGGGGTGCGCCCAGGAGGTGCGGTGGGGGCACCCGGGGGTGCGGGTGAGGGCACCATGGGGTGCGGTGAGGGCACCGGGGGGGTGCTGCGGGGCGCCGTACGCCGGATCTCGGCGCGGTGCGTACGGCGGTGAGCGTGTGTCCGTGGCCCGCCGGGCGGAGTACCGGACGCGGCGTCAGCCGGCCGCCGGGGGTGCTCGGTCCGGCCACGACGGCTCCGGCCGGGCAGGTGGCCGGGGGCCCCGGGTGGCGGTGACCCGCGCGGCGGGGTGATGCGGGGCGCGGCCGGCGCTCCCCGGCCGCGGTGCCGGCACGCTCCTGGAGGAGCTCGCCACCCTGCGTGCGGCGCGGCGTGTCTGGTCGCGGGTGCTGGGTGAGCAGTTCGGTGCGCGCGGCCCCGGGTCGCGTATGCCGGTGCGTCGGGCGGTGCGGGGTCTGGCCGCGGTGCTCGGCGGCCGGCTGTACGGGTCCGCTCCCACCGTGCGCCCGTTCGGGGGCAGTCGGGCCGCCGCGGGGACGGTCGATGCCCTGGAGTCCGCGGCGCTGGAGCTGATGCTGCGGGTGGAGGAGCTGGGTGGCGCGGTCGCCGCCCTCGGTCGTGGTTTCCAGAAGGACGAGATCGAGCGCGTCGCCCACCACCACCACCACCACCGCGCCGCCGCCTCGACGGGGACGGGTTGTACGAGGCGGCCCGTCTCGACCCCGTCGCCGAACAGCGGCAGACCGAGCGGCTGGCCAAACTGCGCGCGTGGCGGTGCGCCGACCGGGTCGACGACGCGCTCATCGCGGTACGCAAGGCGGCGGAGGGCAGTGACAACGTCCTCCACCCGATGAAGCGGGCACTGGCTTCCGGTGCCACGGTGGGTGAGGTCTGCGACACATTGCGGCAGGTGTGGGGCGCTGGTTTTCAGCCCGCCGCGTAGTGGGCGGGCCGGGCGGGTGGTGGGCGCCGGCGACCGGTCCCCATCAACGAGAGCGTCCACGGACGGGATGCCGTTCGGGTGAGTTCCGCTGTTCTCCCCGATGCCGCACCCCGTTGTCTGGGACTGTGCCTCCTACGACGTGGCCGATCTCAGCGGCCCCGGTCCGGAGGGGAGTTGGTGTGTGCGCCTGCCGCACATCGCTGCGGCCGGTATCGGCCATGGTCCGCGCGGGGTTGGTCTCCCCGGGGATGTCCCGTGCTGATGAGGGGAATGAGACACCCTCGATGTGGGCTGGTGGTGCCACTCACATGTGGCCTTCCTCGATGTCATGTGGGCGCCGAGCACGGCATCCTTGGGAGTCGGTCAGTGCGCGAGAGCCCGAACACGCACAGGATCATGGCCAGATGATGCAGGTACCATCCGCCCTCAGGACCGATTCAGACATCCCGGAAGAAGGAACTGTCATGTCCCAAGTCCAGTCGGAGACCACCGAACTCCAGTCGCAGTACGCGGCCCAGCTCACCGCGGACCTTGAGCGCAACACCAAGGAACAGGAACGTATCGGCGCCGAGGTGGTGGCCCTCCAGGAGCTGCTGCAGGCACTGCGGCGCGATCAGGCCCTGTTGGTCAACCTGCGGCGGACGCTGGGTGACGAGTCCCCCGCCGCGGCCGGCGCGAAGGCGGCCGAGCCCGCCGCGACGGTGCCCTCGGTGCCGCGGCAGGCTTCCGCCGAACCCAAGTCCGGGCCCAAGGCCGCCAAGCAGCAGAAGAAGGCCGCTGCCGCCAAGCCTGCCAAGGCCGCCCGGACGACGCCCAGGAGCGCGGGGACGAAGGCCGCCGCGAAGGCG
This portion of the Streptomyces sp. NBC_01571 genome encodes:
- a CDS encoding DEAD/DEAH box helicase; this translates as MNAKPPVAGLSRAGEHRSAAVPQAVSGGLPPAASFDALGLPAELVGTMSGLGVTEPFPIQAATLPNALAGRDVLGRARTGSGKTLAFGLALLVRTAGLRAESKRPLALVLVPTRELAQQVSDALAPYARTLNVRLATVVGGLSINRQSALLRTGVEVVVATPGRLADLVSRRDCHLGQVRITVLDEADQMCDLGFLPQVSEILDQVRGDGQRLLFSATLDRNVDQLVRGYLHDPVVVSVDQVAGSVATMEHHVLNVHGADKYATATEIAARDGRVLMFLDTKAAVDQFTRHLRASGVRAAALHSGKSQPQRTHTLAQFKAGEVTVLVATNVAARGIHIDALDLVVNVDPPADAKDYLHRGGRTARAGESGKVVTLVTHGERREVNRVMSEAGIRPTVTQVRSGEEALTAITGAKRPPAGVKGGGHVPFAGLGTRPGRPAKESRKAAEARKVAEARAAARTRKGR
- a CDS encoding Rrf2 family transcriptional regulator, giving the protein MSGGVEWALHCCVVLTSVEEPVPAARLAQLHDVSPSYLAKQLQALSRADLVRSVQGKAGGYVLTRSPAQITVLDVVEAVDGPGPAFVCTEIRQRGPLAAPPESCPAPCAISRAMADAETAWRNALRSVSVADLARNVSSDSGPGALKTIGTWLTTAEG
- a CDS encoding SDR family oxidoreductase, with the protein product MKIAVIGGTGLIGSQVVRDLNEAGHEAVPHSLSTGVDVLTGKGLDAALEGAEVVVNLTNSPTFDDASPAFFQTSMDNLLAAAQRAGTGHFVILSIVGVDQVPELDYYRAKTLQEDLLKAGPLPYSIVRATQFMEFMDATLSWTADDDTVRLPRTPLQPVAAADVAATVADVAAGSPLDGTLDLGGPDTYPLDEIGRITLAARGDKRSVTVDDTAGMFAVPKGDVLTTKEGARIAPTRYTDWLK
- a CDS encoding class I SAM-dependent methyltransferase, yielding MLDDDGYFGESIAAGYDDSAADMFQPRAVDPAVDLLAELAGGGRALEFGVGTGRIALPLARRGVPVHGIDMSRAMVARLHAKPGGDAVGVTIGDFATTEVPGTFAVAYLVFNTINNLTTQDAQVDCFRNAAAHLDPGGRFVVEVGVPDLRRLPPGQNAVPFHISSTRWAFDTFDVATQAMSSHYVTITDGRAEHWSLPFRYVWPAELDLMARLAGLRLRDRWEDWTRAPFTGESTRHVSVWEKPAG
- a CDS encoding LysR substrate-binding domain-containing protein, whose protein sequence is MVHLTDPEPTTRGLGTTDAPAIRFGIHVTPDLAKGVIARTGARIEDFVLVPSSVRESFTQLRTRRVDVMLVKYSPHENDIAVGPPVGFDARAVLVGTDHPLACRDTVSVEEAASYDAFDRPQGFPESVWDLIVPPHTPAGTPIRRVHTLTTQDALTRTLTTTRALHFSFRSVEAGLSPRIRAVPVSDLPSAPIALAWLNGAVLPAHVRAFIRAAQAGATWLPQAT
- a CDS encoding methylmalonyl-CoA mutase family protein, with the translated sequence MYEAARLDPVAEQRQTERLAKLRAWRCADRVDDALIAVRKAAEGSDNVLHPMKRALASGATVGEVCDTLRQVWGAGFQPAA